The Thermus neutrinimicus sequence GCACGTGGCTGGCGAAGACGAACTCCATGCGCAATAGCCCCACCCCGTCCGTGGGCAGGAGGCTCACCCTTAGGGCTTCCTCCGGGGTGCCCACGTTCGCCAGGATCCGGGTGCGGGTCCTGGGAAGGGTTTCCGGGCGCACCTCCTCCACCTCAAAGGCCAGGGCGCCGCGGTAGATGCGCCCCACCTCTCCCTCGGCGCAGGAGACCGTGACCTCTTCCCCCTCGGGGATGAGCCGGGTGGCTCCCACCGCCCCCACCACCGCCGGCACCCCCAGCTCCCGGGCCACGATGGCGGCATGGGAGGTGCGCCCACCCCGTTCGGTGACGATGGCCGCTGCCCGCTTCATGATGGGCTCCCAGTCGGGGTTGGTGGTTTCCGTGACCAGGACCTCACCCTCCTGGAAGCGGTCCATCTCCTTGGGGTCCCTAAGCACCCGGGCCCTCCCCGTGGCGATGGCTTCCCCCACCGCAAGCCCCTCGGCCAGGACCTCGCCCCTTTCCAAAAGGCGGTGGATGCGGAGCACCGGGGCCTTTTGGGAATGGACGGTTTCGGGCCGGGCTTGCAGGATGAAAAGCTCCCCCGTGGGGCCATCCTTGGCCCACTCGATGTCCATGGGGGTGGGAGCCCCCCGTTTCCCGCTGTAGTGTTCCTCGATCTTAAGGGACCAGTCGGCCAGGAGGAGGGCCTCATCCTCGGAGAGGGCGAACTGGCTCCGGAGATAAGGGGGGGTGGGGCGGTTTCTCAGGCGGCCCTCCCTGGGGTCGAAGGCCAGGGTAAGCTCCTTGGGGCCGAGCTTTTTGTGGACCAAGGCCCGGTAGCCGGCCTTAAGGGTTTCCTTGTGCACGTAGTAGGCGTCAGGCCCCACCCGCCCCTGGACGATGTTTTCCCCTAGGCCGTAGATGGCGGTGATGTAGACGAAGCCCCGGTGGCCGGTGTCGGGGTCCAGGGTGAAGATCACCCCGCTTGTGGCGGTGTCGGCCCGCACCATGCGTTGCACCCCCACGGAGAGGGCCACCTTGAGGTGGTCAAACCCCATGTGGGCCCGGTAGCTGATGGCCCGGGCGGTGAAAAGGCTGGCCATGGCCCGCTTCACGTGGAGGAGAAGGTCCTCTTCCCCCTGCACGTAGAGGTAGCTTTCCTGCTGCCCGGCGAAGCTGGCGGTGGGGAGGTCCTCGGCGGTGGCGCTGCTGCGCACCGCCACAGGAAGGGCTTCCTCCCCGGCTTCCTGGGAGAGCGCCCGGTAGGCCAGGCGGACCTCCTCCTCCAGGTCCTTGGGATATCCTCCCTTTAGGATCAGGTTTCTCAGGCGGCGGCTGGCCCGTGCCAGGAGGATGGGGTCATCGGGGTCCAGGCCCTTTAGCTCCTGGGCGATGGCCTCCTTGAGCCCGTTGGCCTCGAGGAAATGCCAGTAGGCCTCGCTGGTGGTGGCAAACCCCCCGGGCACCTTTACCCCCAAGGGGCTTAGCTCCCGGATCATCTCCCCCAAGGAGGCGTTCTTACCCCCCACCAAAGGCACATCCTCCAGGCCCACCTCGTGGAAAAACCGAATCCAGCGCATACCCTGCCTCCTTCCTAGGGGATGCCCCCCTTTTTGAGAAGCTCCTTCAGGATTCCCTCCGCGCTTTCCCCCTCGTAAAGGGCCTCCTCCGTGAGGAAAAGCCGGTGGGGAAGGGCTAGGAAGGCCGCGTCCTTAAGCTCCTTCCAGTCCACCAGGGGCTTGGCCCTGAGGTAGGCCAAGGCCCGGGCCAGGGCCAGCCAGGCCTTGGCCCCCCGGGGAGAGAGGCCCATGCGCAGGCGCCGATCCTCCTGGGAGAGGAAGGCCACGTGGGTGATGGCCTCGAGGGCCTCCTTGGCCACCCGTATTCCCCCCACCTCCTCCTGGGCCTTGGGGAAGTCCACCCCCAGGGGTTCCGGGATCCGGGGCTCTTCCGTGAGGATCCTGAGCCACACCTCCCGCCTGGGGGGACGGAAGGGGATTTTGGCGGTGAAGCGGTCCAGCTGGGCCTCCGGAAGAGGGTAGGTGCCCTCCAGCTCCAGGGGGTTCTGCGTGGCCACCACGAAGAAGGGCTCGGGCAAGGGGTAGCGCACCCCTCCCGCGGTCACCGCCCGTTCCTGCATGGCCTCGAGGAGGGCCGACTGCACCTTGGGCGGGGCCCGGTTGATCTCGTCCGCCAGGACCACCTGGGCGAAGAGGGGGCCTTTCACGAACTCAAACCGCCCCTCCCGAAACACCTCGCTTCCCGTGAGGTCCTGGGGGAGGAGGTCGGGGGTGAACTGGATGCGCTTGTAGCTGAGGCCGCTTCCCCTGGCGAAGCCTTCCGCCAGGAGGGTCTTCCCCAAGCCCGGTACCCCCTCCAGAAGGGCGTGCCCCCGGGCCAGGACCGTGGCCAGGAGGGCCTCGATCACCTCCTCCTGGCCGAAGAGAACCTGGCTGAGCGCCTCCTTCAGTCGGGAGATGGCCGGGAGTTCTTCCACTGCCCTATGGCCTCCTCATTCCTCCATGGCCTTGCGCTCCTGGATCACCTTCTGGGCCAGGTGAGGGGGGACCTCGGCGTAGTGGCTGAACTCCAGGGTGTAGGCCCCCGCTCCCCCGGTGAGGCTGGGCAAGGCCTTGTAGTACTCCAAGACCTCGGCCAGGGGCACCTCGGCCCGCACCGCCGCCAGGGCCCCTTCCTGTTCCATGCCCAGGATCCGCCCCCGTCTTGCCTGGAGGTCGGAGAGGATATCCCCCACCCGCTCCTGGGGGGCGATCACCTTGATCTGGTAGATGGGTTCCAGGAGAACCGGGCTTGCCAGCTCCATCACCTTCTTAAAGGCCATGCTGGCGGCGATCTGGAAGGCGAGGTCGGAGGAGTCCACCTCGTGGTAGGAGCCGTTGTAGACGATGGCCTTGAAGCCCATCACCGGGTAGCCCGCCAGAACCCCCTTTTTGGCCGCCTCGAGGATCCCCTCCTCAATGGCCTCCTGGTACTTGCTGGGGATCACCCCCCCGGTGATGCGCCATTCAAAGCTGTATTCGGGGGCGGGTTCCAACCTGAGCCACACATCCCCGTACTGGCCGTGCCCCCCGGTCT is a genomic window containing:
- a CDS encoding AAA family ATPase; the encoded protein is MEELPAISRLKEALSQVLFGQEEVIEALLATVLARGHALLEGVPGLGKTLLAEGFARGSGLSYKRIQFTPDLLPQDLTGSEVFREGRFEFVKGPLFAQVVLADEINRAPPKVQSALLEAMQERAVTAGGVRYPLPEPFFVVATQNPLELEGTYPLPEAQLDRFTAKIPFRPPRREVWLRILTEEPRIPEPLGVDFPKAQEEVGGIRVAKEALEAITHVAFLSQEDRRLRMGLSPRGAKAWLALARALAYLRAKPLVDWKELKDAAFLALPHRLFLTEEALYEGESAEGILKELLKKGGIP
- the ppsA gene encoding phosphoenolpyruvate synthase codes for the protein MRWIRFFHEVGLEDVPLVGGKNASLGEMIRELSPLGVKVPGGFATTSEAYWHFLEANGLKEAIAQELKGLDPDDPILLARASRRLRNLILKGGYPKDLEEEVRLAYRALSQEAGEEALPVAVRSSATAEDLPTASFAGQQESYLYVQGEEDLLLHVKRAMASLFTARAISYRAHMGFDHLKVALSVGVQRMVRADTATSGVIFTLDPDTGHRGFVYITAIYGLGENIVQGRVGPDAYYVHKETLKAGYRALVHKKLGPKELTLAFDPREGRLRNRPTPPYLRSQFALSEDEALLLADWSLKIEEHYSGKRGAPTPMDIEWAKDGPTGELFILQARPETVHSQKAPVLRIHRLLERGEVLAEGLAVGEAIATGRARVLRDPKEMDRFQEGEVLVTETTNPDWEPIMKRAAAIVTERGGRTSHAAIVARELGVPAVVGAVGATRLIPEGEEVTVSCAEGEVGRIYRGALAFEVEEVRPETLPRTRTRILANVGTPEEALRVSLLPTDGVGLLRMEFVFASHVRIHPLALTRFETLPEKVRRQVEELTEAYPDKRAYFVDTLAQGIGLIAAAFYPRPVLLRFSDFKTNEYARLIGGHLFEPKEENPMLGWRGASRYYHPDYKEGFLLEVAAVKKVREEMGLKNLMVMVPFCRTPEEGAKVLEVMAEGGLKRGEGGLEVYVMAEIPSNVLEAEAFAELFDGFSIGSNDLTQLALGLDRDSERVAWLFDERRETVKLLSAMLIEKAHAKGKKVGICGQAPSDYPEFAAFLVAQGIDSLSLNPDALLRTVKKVAEIEAALGPSA